Proteins encoded within one genomic window of Triticum aestivum cultivar Chinese Spring chromosome 2D, IWGSC CS RefSeq v2.1, whole genome shotgun sequence:
- the LOC123049896 gene encoding xyloglucan endotransglucosylase/hydrolase protein 24 → MAVSSKQAHACVVLVVLCIAARTAAAWGRIDDRLEVNWGRGSHGTVSADGQVISLSLDRNSGSGFRSRDTYLYARIDLQIKLAPGNSAGTVTTCYFLSEGSWANHDEIDLEFLGNSTGEPYTLHTNVYINGTGSKEQQFHLWFDPTADFHTYSIVWTPLHLLVLVDGTPIRELKNHADRGVAYPSWQRMRLYGSLWNAEDWATQGGRVKTDWSLAPFVAQYRNFTATTSSPGAGGGYYDQEMDATAQQAMKWARDKYMVYNYCADSARFPYGSPPECYMP, encoded by the exons ATGGCCGTGAGCTCGAAGCAGGCCCATGCCTGCGTAGTGCTCGTGGTGCTCTGCATTGCCGCGCGGACGGCGGCGGCCTGGGGCAGAATCGACGACCGCCTGGAGGTGAACTGGGGCCGTGGCAGCCACGGGACGGTCTCGGCCGACGGCCAGGTCATCTCGCTGTCGCTCGACCGCAACTCCGGCTCCGGCTTCCGGTCCAGGGACACGTACCTCTACGCGCGCATCGACCTGCAGATCAAGCTCGCCCCCGGCAACTCCGCCGGCACAGTCACCACGTGCTAC TTCCTGTCGGAGGGATCATGGGCGAACCATGACGAGATCGACCTGGAGTTCCTGGGCAACTCCACCGGCGAGCCGTACACGCTCCACACCAACGTCTACATCAACGGCACCGGCAGCAAGGAGCAGCAGTTCCACCTCTGGTTCGACCCCACCGCCGACTTCCACACCTACTCCATCGTCTGGACTCCCCTGCACCTCCT TGTGCTGGTGGACGGCACGCCGATCCGGGAGCTGAAGAACCACGCGGACAGGGGCGTGGCGTACCCGTCGTGGCAGCGGATGCGGCTGTACGGGAGCCTGTGGAACGCCGAGGACTGGGCCACGCAGGGCGGCCGCGTCAAGACGGACTGGTCGCTGGCGCCCTTCGTCGCGCAGTACCGCAACTTCACCGCCACcacctcgtcgccgggcgccggcgGAGGGTACTACGACCAGGAGATGGACGCGACGGCGCAGCAGGCCATGAAGTGGGCGCGGGACAAGTACATGGTGTACAACTACTGCGCGGACAGCGCGAGGTTCCCATACGGCTCGCCGCCCGAGTGCTACATGCCGTAG